One Candidatus Omnitrophota bacterium genomic window carries:
- a CDS encoding glutamine--tRNA ligase/YqeY domain fusion protein, translating into MNTGKLVKNFITDIIDKDLNTSKYGQKVHTRFPPEPNGYLHIGHAKSICLNFGLAGYYNGLCNLRFDDTNPEKEEIEYIESIKEDVRWLGFDWQDRLFYASDYFDRLYEYAVRLIQMGKAYVCDLSPDEIRLYRGSLNSPGKDSPFRGRSIEENVDLFKRMKEGEFDDGARVLRAKIDMAHPNIVMRDPALYRIKKGLHHRTGGLWSIYPMYDFAHCISDSIEGITHSICTLEFENNRPLYDWILEALGIFHPSQIEFARLNLTYTILSKRKLIELVRNKDVSGWDDPRMPTISGLRRRGYTPLSIRTFCKDIGVSKTNSIVDIAVLENSIRQELNKTAPRAMAVLFPLKVTIVNYPEEKEELLDAVNNPEDESYGTRKIPFGRHLYIEKDDFRINPPKKFFRLSPGQEVRLRYAYFIKCEEVIKDEEGNVKELRCTYDPATRGGDSPDGRKPKTTLHWVSQRHAGIAEARLYSHLFIKPDPEDTGQGQNYRDNLNPESLQKIYPVYIEPCLSKAVNGASYQFERQGYFCLDKDSNQDRLVFNRIVGLKDTWSNIEKKQ; encoded by the coding sequence TTGAATACAGGTAAGCTCGTGAAAAACTTTATAACTGATATTATAGATAAAGACCTGAACACGTCAAAATACGGCCAAAAGGTCCATACCCGGTTTCCACCCGAACCAAACGGTTATTTGCATATAGGCCACGCAAAATCAATATGCCTAAATTTCGGCCTTGCCGGATATTATAACGGATTATGCAACCTGCGTTTTGACGATACCAATCCGGAGAAAGAAGAAATTGAATACATAGAGTCTATAAAGGAAGATGTTCGTTGGCTTGGTTTTGACTGGCAGGATAGGTTGTTTTACGCTTCGGATTATTTTGACCGTTTATATGAATATGCTGTCAGGCTTATACAGATGGGGAAGGCCTATGTTTGCGATTTGAGCCCGGACGAGATAAGGTTATACAGAGGCAGCCTTAATTCGCCGGGAAAGGACTCGCCTTTCAGGGGGCGAAGCATAGAAGAGAACGTTGATCTTTTCAAGCGGATGAAGGAAGGCGAGTTTGATGACGGCGCGCGCGTGTTAAGGGCCAAGATAGACATGGCCCATCCCAATATTGTTATGCGCGACCCCGCGCTTTACCGGATAAAGAAAGGCCTGCATCACAGAACAGGCGGTCTCTGGTCCATATACCCTATGTATGATTTCGCGCACTGCATATCTGATTCCATAGAGGGTATCACGCATTCTATCTGCACCCTTGAATTTGAAAATAACAGGCCTTTATATGATTGGATACTGGAGGCATTAGGCATTTTTCATCCCAGCCAGATAGAATTTGCCAGGTTGAATTTGACTTACACGATACTTAGCAAAAGGAAACTGATAGAGCTGGTTAGAAATAAGGATGTAAGCGGATGGGACGATCCGCGCATGCCTACCATATCAGGCCTTAGGCGCCGCGGATACACGCCCCTCTCTATAAGGACTTTTTGCAAAGATATCGGGGTGTCCAAAACTAATAGTATTGTTGATATAGCGGTGCTTGAAAACAGTATACGACAGGAGCTTAACAAGACAGCGCCAAGGGCGATGGCGGTACTTTTTCCTCTCAAGGTTACCATCGTCAATTATCCGGAAGAAAAAGAAGAATTGCTGGATGCTGTAAACAATCCCGAAGATGAAAGTTATGGCACGAGAAAAATACCCTTTGGCAGGCATCTATATATTGAAAAAGACGATTTCAGAATAAACCCGCCAAAAAAATTCTTTCGCTTATCTCCCGGACAAGAAGTAAGGTTAAGATACGCTTATTTTATAAAATGCGAGGAAGTAATAAAAGATGAAGAAGGCAATGTGAAGGAATTGAGGTGCACATACGATCCAGCTACACGCGGAGGAGATTCGCCTGACGGCAGAAAGCCTAAGACGACCCTGCACTGGGTATCACAAAGGCATGCCGGCATTGCCGAAGCTCGTCTTTATAGCCATCTTTTTATTAAACCTGATCCGGAAGATACCGGGCAGGGCCAAAATTATAGGGATAATTTGAATCCTGAATCATTACAAAAAATATACCCGGTATATATTGAGCCTTGCCTGTCAAA
- the mgtE gene encoding magnesium transporter, with protein sequence MHKRISIISPEIKEILRYPEANKHLKELFEDFHPRDIFELCEDLEPEENARIIIALSRPLGIEFFQHFKIKQKREIFRYFSKDWMAGVLEEMAPDERADFIKALPKKRVEEILPLVAQAERNDIKRLLQFKEGTAGSVLTTEYAVLPREITAKEAIAKLKLQAFNRETIYYVYIIDEERKLIGFVSLKDIIVAESTSVIKDIMHTNVITANVSDDKEAVAKKLADYDILALPVVDEDNKLVGIVTHDDIVDVIIQEDTEDIYKYGAAGDYIDYMGSKSLTIARHRILWLMVLVVMGFISGWIMERYAFQLEAVVALVFFIPLLCNSGGNAGTQSSTVVIRGIATGEIKMSDIFKVFWKELKAGVIVGFAMSLLAGARAIIMNKSPLLALTVGIAMVATVVAATTLGAVLPLIFKKMKLDPALMSGPFITSIVDIVSLFIYLHIAIFIFRI encoded by the coding sequence ATGCATAAACGAATATCCATAATCTCGCCGGAGATCAAAGAAATACTGCGTTATCCCGAGGCCAATAAACACCTTAAAGAGCTGTTTGAAGATTTTCATCCAAGGGACATATTTGAGCTTTGTGAAGATTTGGAACCCGAGGAAAATGCCCGGATTATAATAGCCCTTAGCAGGCCTCTGGGTATAGAGTTTTTTCAGCATTTTAAAATCAAGCAGAAACGCGAGATATTCAGATATTTTTCAAAGGACTGGATGGCAGGCGTCCTTGAGGAGATGGCGCCGGACGAAAGGGCTGATTTTATAAAGGCGCTGCCCAAAAAACGCGTTGAAGAAATACTGCCTCTTGTCGCGCAGGCTGAACGAAATGATATAAAGAGGCTTTTACAGTTTAAAGAAGGGACCGCCGGTTCGGTACTTACAACGGAATATGCCGTCCTGCCCCGCGAGATAACAGCTAAAGAGGCCATTGCCAAACTTAAATTGCAGGCCTTTAACCGCGAAACTATTTATTATGTTTACATCATAGATGAGGAAAGAAAGCTGATAGGCTTTGTCTCGCTTAAAGACATTATCGTGGCGGAATCAACAAGCGTTATCAAGGACATTATGCACACAAATGTGATCACTGCTAATGTCAGCGATGATAAAGAGGCAGTCGCCAAAAAGCTGGCAGACTACGATATACTGGCACTTCCGGTTGTAGACGAAGACAACAAGCTCGTAGGCATAGTTACGCATGACGATATTGTTGATGTTATTATCCAGGAAGACACAGAGGACATATATAAATACGGCGCTGCCGGAGATTATATAGATTACATGGGGTCAAAGTCTTTGACAATAGCCCGGCACAGGATATTATGGTTGATGGTCCTTGTTGTAATGGGTTTTATTTCGGGCTGGATAATGGAGCGATATGCTTTTCAGCTTGAGGCAGTGGTGGCGCTTGTTTTTTTTATACCGCTTTTGTGCAACTCGGGCGGCAATGCCGGTACGCAGTCATCAACTGTCGTTATAAGGGGTATTGCCACGGGCGAAATAAAAATGTCCGATATATTTAAAGTCTTTTGGAAGGAGCTTAAGGCCGGAGTGATAGTGGGATTTGCTATGAGCCTTTTGGCGGGCGCAAGGGCCATAATCATGAATAAAAGTCCGTTACTTGCTCTTACAGTCGGCATTGCCATGGTGGCTACCGTTGTCGCCGCGACAACCCTGGGGGCCGTATTACCGCTTATTTTTAAAAAAATGAAGCTTGACCCGGCGCTTATGTCAGGGCCATTCATTACAAGCATTGTAGATATTGTATCATTATTTATCTATCTTCATATCGCGATATTTATTTTTCGCATATAG
- a CDS encoding phosphomannose isomerase type II C-terminal cupin domain → MKKYTEKRPWGMFEQFTKQEPVTVKIITINPHESLSLQFHHKREEFWKMLLGTGEITLGDNIISASEGDEFFIEKKQKHRIKAQGSVIKMLEISFGEFDENDIIRLEDKYKR, encoded by the coding sequence ATGAAAAAATATACTGAAAAAAGGCCATGGGGGATGTTTGAACAATTTACCAAACAAGAACCCGTTACCGTAAAAATCATCACGATTAATCCCCATGAATCTTTGAGCCTGCAGTTTCATCATAAGAGGGAAGAATTCTGGAAGATGCTTTTGGGCACGGGCGAAATAACATTGGGTGATAACATTATTTCTGCGTCCGAAGGAGATGAGTTTTTTATAGAAAAGAAACAGAAGCACCGTATCAAGGCCCAAGGCTCCGTGATAAAAATGCTTGAGATATCGTTTGGCGAATTTGATGAAAACGATATTATCAGGCTTGAAGATAAGTATAAAAGATAA
- a CDS encoding flavodoxin, with protein MIKCVIVYFSLSGNTAAVARALADSIKTIAQVDTIRLVPQRKDFGFCKQAFRALIGSREKIGNVNFDLSGYNLVCLGSPVWAFGPAPSMNTYLDKCRGLKGKEAVVFTTYGSGIGNKRCLEYMKNILYKKGVKKCLSFTLQGCLAKDGCFAGSVVKHCVQGLCADLKYPSR; from the coding sequence ATGATAAAATGCGTAATTGTTTATTTTTCGTTGAGCGGCAATACGGCGGCAGTTGCCCGGGCGCTTGCCGATAGCATCAAGACGATCGCGCAAGTTGACACGATAAGGCTTGTGCCGCAGAGAAAAGATTTTGGTTTTTGCAAGCAGGCGTTCAGGGCCTTGATAGGGTCCAGAGAAAAGATCGGCAATGTTAATTTTGACCTAAGCGGTTATAATTTAGTGTGTCTGGGCAGTCCTGTCTGGGCATTTGGCCCGGCGCCTTCAATGAACACGTATTTAGATAAATGCCGCGGCCTAAAAGGGAAAGAAGCGGTTGTTTTTACTACTTACGGCAGCGGTATAGGCAATAAGCGCTGTTTAGAATATATGAAAAACATATTATATAAAAAAGGCGTAAAAAAATGCCTGTCGTTTACATTACAAGGCTGTTTGGCAAAGGATGGTTGTTTTGCCGGGTCTGTTGTAAAGCACTGTGTTCAGGGACTTTGCGCGGATTTAAAATATCCCTCACGTTAA
- a CDS encoding exodeoxyribonuclease III, translating into MKILSWNVNGIRAAYKKGFAQWLVSAGADIVCVQETKAQAEQFPEGLKNMPGYLLYTACAKKKGYSGTAVWSRPAAKIIDKDRGMKSLDNEGRLVCLRFQEFDLLNVYFPNGSASRQRLFYKLDFYKRFLEFAVKLKKKRHVIICGDVNTAHKEIDLARPEENEDTSGFLPVERKWIDDLLSSGFIDTFRMSNNQPGHYSWWDYKTAARQRDVGWRIDYFFVSSGLRDKIQDAFIQKHVLGSDHCPVGIDIGL; encoded by the coding sequence ATGAAGATATTATCATGGAATGTAAACGGCATAAGAGCGGCCTATAAAAAAGGTTTCGCGCAATGGCTTGTATCAGCCGGCGCGGATATTGTGTGCGTGCAGGAGACAAAAGCGCAGGCAGAACAGTTCCCCGAAGGATTAAAAAACATGCCTGGTTACCTTTTATATACTGCCTGCGCCAAGAAAAAAGGATACAGCGGGACCGCCGTATGGTCCAGGCCTGCCGCCAAAATTATAGATAAAGACCGCGGCATGAAAAGCCTGGATAATGAAGGCAGATTAGTATGCTTGAGGTTTCAGGAATTTGACCTGCTGAACGTGTATTTTCCCAACGGTTCGGCATCAAGGCAGAGGCTGTTTTATAAATTGGATTTTTATAAAAGGTTTTTGGAATTTGCGGTTAAACTTAAGAAAAAAAGGCACGTGATAATCTGCGGGGATGTTAATACCGCTCATAAAGAAATTGATCTGGCCCGGCCGGAAGAAAACGAAGATACGTCGGGCTTTTTACCGGTTGAAAGAAAATGGATAGATGATCTGCTGTCATCTGGGTTTATTGATACCTTTAGGATGTCTAATAACCAGCCCGGCCATTATAGCTGGTGGGACTATAAAACAGCGGCGAGACAAAGGGATGTGGGCTGGAGAATTGATTATTTTTTTGTAAGCAGCGGTTTAAGAGACAAAATACAGGACGCTTTTATTCAAAAACACGTATTAGGTTCTGACCATTGCCCCGTAGGTATTGATATCGGGCTTTAG